From Planctomycetia bacterium, the proteins below share one genomic window:
- a CDS encoding Gfo/Idh/MocA family oxidoreductase, producing MDCPDSIRLDYLPKLPRHRDPKIGCIGAGFIMADCHLVAYRQAGFNPWAISARRPEQAQEVAIRHAIPKVYATYQELLRDEEIEVVDIAVPPDVQLDVVREVVQHAGHIRGILAQKPLGVNYVEAKEIVRLCDEAGITLAVNQNMRYDQSVRAMKSLLSSGELGEPVIATIDMRAVPHWMPWQQRQGWVTLRIMSIHHLDTFRYWFGDPERVFASVRPDPRTLRKFEHRDGIAMYILEYANEFRASSWDDVWAGPDQDVTPTDTAIRWRVEGTKGLAKGTIGWPGYPTRVPSTMDFAVASHPGRWFQPRWDEVWFPDAFVGPMAQLLCALEDHAEPEISGRDNLGTMALVDACYRSVEEHRAVRLEEVV from the coding sequence ATGGATTGCCCCGACTCGATTCGACTCGACTATTTGCCGAAGCTGCCGCGCCATCGTGATCCGAAGATCGGGTGCATCGGCGCCGGCTTTATCATGGCTGATTGCCATCTGGTGGCGTATCGGCAGGCCGGCTTCAATCCGTGGGCGATCTCGGCGCGCCGTCCTGAGCAAGCGCAGGAAGTTGCTATCCGGCACGCGATTCCGAAGGTCTACGCGACCTATCAGGAATTGCTGCGGGACGAGGAGATTGAAGTCGTCGATATCGCGGTGCCGCCGGACGTGCAGCTTGATGTGGTCCGCGAAGTTGTTCAACATGCGGGGCACATTCGCGGCATCCTCGCGCAGAAGCCGCTGGGCGTGAATTACGTCGAAGCGAAGGAGATCGTCCGACTTTGCGACGAGGCCGGGATCACGTTGGCCGTGAACCAGAACATGCGCTACGACCAATCGGTCCGCGCGATGAAGTCGTTGCTCAGCAGCGGCGAGCTGGGCGAACCGGTGATTGCCACGATCGACATGCGCGCCGTCCCGCATTGGATGCCGTGGCAACAGCGGCAAGGCTGGGTGACGCTCCGCATCATGAGCATTCACCACCTCGACACGTTTCGCTACTGGTTTGGCGACCCGGAGCGTGTTTTCGCCAGCGTGCGGCCCGATCCTCGCACGTTGCGCAAGTTCGAGCATCGCGACGGCATCGCGATGTACATCCTGGAGTACGCCAACGAATTTCGCGCATCCTCCTGGGACGACGTCTGGGCGGGACCCGATCAAGACGTGACGCCGACTGATACCGCGATCCGCTGGCGCGTGGAAGGCACAAAAGGACTCGCCAAGGGCACGATCGGTTGGCCCGGCTATCCGACGCGCGTGCCGAGCACGATGGACTTCGCGGTGGCCTCGCATCCCGGCCGTTGGTTCCAGCCGCGCTGGGACGAAGTCTGGTTTCCGGACGCGTTTGTCGGGCCGATGGCGCAACTCCTCTGCGCCCTTGAAGACCACGCGGAGCCGGAAATCAGCGGCCGAGACAACCTTGGTACGATGGCGCTGGTCGACGCGTGCTATCGCTCGGTCGAGGAACATCGCGCGGTGAGGTTGGAGGAGGTAGTTTGA